From one Thermodesulfobium sp. 4217-1 genomic stretch:
- a CDS encoding SPASM domain-containing protein — protein MIDKIWDWIQIEVTSFCNASCSYCPHTTYKTTWINRHLEFELFRKLERYLHNTELVYLQGWGEPFLNPRIFDMIRLAKNLGCRVGTTSNANLIDREFSEKIVMSKLDNISLSLAGVDKDNDFYRKETSLERVLNAIDEINYTKKKLKVNFPKINIAYLLLASGLEKIHKLPNLLKGRGIEQIVISTLDFIPTENFNNESLRFKDLNQSNDFQKEIKKLVDHGKDFGLEIYCNVPILSEKLPTCSENPEKSLFIGSDGSVSPCVFTNLPLESDSVNAENYIKIIFGNITKKDLGEIWNSKDYKDFRSSFEDNSGFMPCKNCLKRYIYPIETTFNSNLVYLPFS, from the coding sequence ATGATTGATAAAATCTGGGACTGGATTCAGATAGAGGTTACATCCTTTTGCAATGCAAGTTGCAGTTATTGTCCTCATACTACCTATAAAACAACCTGGATCAATAGACATCTTGAATTCGAACTGTTTAGAAAATTAGAACGGTATTTACATAATACAGAACTCGTCTACCTTCAGGGATGGGGCGAGCCCTTCCTAAATCCCAGAATATTTGATATGATCAGACTTGCCAAAAACCTCGGTTGCAGAGTGGGCACTACTTCAAACGCAAATCTTATTGACAGGGAATTCTCTGAAAAAATAGTAATGTCTAAATTAGACAACATATCTCTTTCGCTTGCAGGAGTGGATAAAGATAATGACTTTTATAGAAAGGAGACTTCACTCGAAAGAGTGTTAAACGCAATTGATGAAATCAACTACACTAAAAAGAAGTTAAAAGTTAATTTTCCAAAGATAAATATTGCATATTTGCTATTGGCTTCTGGATTAGAAAAAATTCATAAACTGCCAAATTTACTAAAGGGTAGAGGTATAGAACAAATTGTTATCTCTACACTTGATTTTATCCCAACAGAAAATTTTAATAATGAATCATTAAGATTTAAAGATTTAAATCAATCTAATGACTTTCAAAAAGAAATTAAAAAATTGGTTGACCACGGAAAAGATTTTGGATTAGAAATATATTGTAATGTTCCAATATTATCAGAAAAGCTGCCAACTTGCAGCGAAAATCCTGAAAAAAGCCTCTTTATAGGGAGTGATGGTTCTGTGTCTCCCTGTGTTTTTACAAATTTGCCATTAGAATCAGATTCTGTAAATGCTGAAAATTACATTAAAATAATTTTTGGCAATATTACAAAAAAAGATCTTGGTGAAATTTGGAACTCAAAGGACTATAAGGATTTTCGATCTTCATTTGAAGATAATTCTGGTTTTATGCCCTGTAAAAATTGTTTAAAAAGATACATTTATCCTATAGAAACAACTTTTAATTCAAACCTGGTATATTTACCTTTTAGCTAA
- a CDS encoding AzlD domain-containing protein: MNATNIEISIAIMALITFLARAFPFIFFSSKKPPEMVVFIGKYAPFSVITILVIYCLKDVSFLKPPFGLNELIAILFVVILHLKFRNFFVSIFVSTFVYMVLVQLNLLNFLRF, translated from the coding sequence ATGAACGCAACTAATATAGAAATATCTATTGCAATAATGGCTTTAATCACATTTTTAGCAAGAGCGTTTCCTTTTATTTTTTTCAGCTCGAAAAAGCCACCTGAAATGGTTGTTTTTATTGGTAAATACGCTCCATTTAGCGTCATTACCATTTTGGTAATCTATTGTTTAAAAGATGTGTCCTTTTTAAAGCCTCCATTTGGATTAAACGAATTAATTGCTATTTTATTCGTAGTAATTCTTCACCTAAAGTTTAGGAACTTCTTTGTGAGCATATTTGTAAGTACATTTGTATATATGGTTTTAGTCCAGCTAAATTTATTGAACTTTTTACGCTTTTAG
- a CDS encoding XRE family transcriptional regulator → MNDLNFIIANNLKKIRDGRKLSLDKLSEITGVSKSMLGQIERGESNPTVTTLKKITAGLKVSFTALLDNPKPKVDVVRFNDILPITEDDGRYRVYSVFPFDENRRFEIYIIEFDKGSRLRAVAHPDGTQEFITVFEGELKISLGSEEFIVQKGDSIRFLADRPHIYSNIHPSLTRLSLVLYYPL, encoded by the coding sequence TTGAACGATTTAAATTTTATAATAGCAAATAACTTAAAAAAAATAAGAGATGGAAGAAAACTGAGCCTTGATAAGCTTTCAGAAATTACAGGGGTTAGCAAGTCAATGCTTGGTCAGATTGAGAGAGGAGAGTCAAACCCTACTGTGACAACTTTGAAAAAAATAACTGCAGGGCTAAAGGTTTCGTTTACTGCGCTCTTAGACAATCCAAAGCCTAAGGTAGATGTAGTGAGATTTAACGATATTTTGCCTATTACCGAGGATGATGGCAGGTATAGAGTTTATTCTGTTTTCCCATTTGATGAGAATAGACGTTTTGAGATATACATAATAGAATTTGATAAGGGCAGCCGTTTGAGAGCTGTAGCACACCCTGATGGAACACAAGAATTTATTACAGTTTTCGAAGGAGAGCTAAAGATTTCTTTAGGAAGTGAAGAGTTTATTGTTCAGAAGGGTGATTCTATAAGATTTCTCGCAGACAGACCACACATTTACTCTAATATCCATCCCTCACTTACAAGGCTTAGCTTGGTTCTTTATTATCCGCTTTAA
- a CDS encoding arsenate reductase ArsC codes for MKKRALFLCTHNSARSQMAQGLMNALLSENYEAFSAGTFATSINPFAIEVLKEIGIDISNQYSKNFDIYLNDEFDYVVTVCDNAKEGCPYFPGGKDQFHKSFEDPASFSGTEEEKLDKFREVRDKIKDWIVDYFRA; via the coding sequence ATGAAGAAAAGAGCTTTATTTTTGTGCACTCACAATAGCGCTCGTTCTCAAATGGCACAAGGTTTGATGAACGCTTTGCTGTCAGAAAACTATGAAGCATTTAGCGCTGGCACTTTTGCCACATCTATTAATCCATTTGCCATAGAGGTTTTGAAAGAAATTGGGATCGATATCTCTAATCAATATTCCAAAAATTTTGATATATATCTGAACGATGAATTTGATTATGTAGTAACCGTCTGCGATAACGCAAAAGAGGGCTGCCCATACTTTCCAGGAGGAAAGGATCAATTTCACAAAAGCTTCGAAGATCCTGCATCGTTTTCTGGAACCGAAGAAGAAAAATTAGATAAGTTTAGAGAAGTTAGAGATAAGATTAAAGACTGGATTGTGGATTATTTTCGAGCCTAA
- a CDS encoding MFS transporter yields the protein MVEKNLDELKLSKHHLKAMFVSGMGFFTDAYDLFIIGVALSLIAPVWGLTSSEIAILGSSSLLAALFGSVFFGRFADNFGRKKIYGLEALIMTIGALMSAFSPNFLFLLISRFILGIGIGGDYPVSAVIMSEYSNRTDRGKLVGLVFSMQALGLIIGPLVALSLLMLHIPLDLAWRVMLGLGALPSFFVIYLRRKLPESPRYLSQIVGDKEAALSAFGDFTGNNHKNNKPVYENSKITHGIKEFFSNRQHVITLFGTAGSWFLLDWAYYGNTISTPIVMNAITDSSSLELKMIYSLLIFVIFALPGYILSIVFMDIIGRKYIQLMGFGIMAFSFLLLGTIPDIENNVTGFLILYGLSYLFTEFGPNTTTFVLPSELFPTEYRTTGHGFSAGIGKLGAFLGVLFFPITESFLGLNMTFVIVSIICFLGIITTSVLTEPKGKSLEDCSYSKIVGK from the coding sequence ATGGTTGAGAAAAATCTGGATGAATTAAAACTAAGCAAGCACCACTTGAAAGCAATGTTTGTTTCGGGCATGGGGTTTTTTACCGATGCATACGACCTGTTTATTATAGGTGTAGCCCTCTCCTTGATAGCCCCAGTTTGGGGGCTAACGAGTTCTGAGATTGCAATTCTTGGGAGCAGCTCTCTTTTGGCTGCATTATTTGGGTCGGTTTTTTTTGGTAGATTTGCTGACAATTTTGGCAGAAAGAAAATTTATGGTCTTGAAGCTCTTATAATGACCATTGGTGCACTTATGTCAGCTTTTTCACCAAATTTTTTATTTCTTCTGATATCTAGGTTTATCTTAGGTATAGGCATTGGTGGAGATTACCCAGTAAGCGCAGTTATAATGAGCGAATATTCCAATAGAACTGATCGCGGTAAATTGGTCGGGCTGGTGTTTTCGATGCAGGCCCTTGGGCTAATAATTGGCCCTCTTGTGGCTTTAAGCTTGCTAATGTTACACATACCGCTTGATTTAGCATGGCGTGTCATGCTTGGTTTAGGTGCGTTACCCTCATTTTTCGTTATTTATCTTAGGAGAAAGCTGCCAGAGTCTCCACGTTATCTCTCTCAGATAGTTGGAGACAAAGAGGCGGCCCTGTCTGCCTTTGGAGATTTTACAGGAAACAATCATAAAAATAACAAACCAGTATATGAAAATTCGAAAATAACCCACGGAATAAAAGAGTTTTTCTCAAACAGGCAGCACGTTATAACTTTATTTGGAACCGCTGGAAGCTGGTTCTTACTTGATTGGGCATATTATGGCAATACAATTTCTACGCCAATAGTAATGAATGCTATAACAGATAGCTCTTCCCTTGAATTGAAGATGATCTATTCACTTTTGATATTTGTTATATTTGCTTTACCTGGATATATACTGTCAATAGTTTTTATGGACATTATAGGTAGGAAATATATCCAACTTATGGGTTTTGGCATTATGGCTTTTTCATTCTTGTTATTGGGAACGATCCCTGATATAGAAAATAACGTAACGGGCTTTCTTATCCTTTATGGTCTTAGCTATCTGTTTACAGAATTTGGACCCAATACTACCACTTTTGTGCTGCCATCAGAGCTCTTCCCAACTGAATACAGGACGACTGGGCATGGCTTTTCTGCGGGAATTGGCAAACTGGGAGCTTTTTTAGGGGTTCTCTTTTTTCCTATTACAGAGTCATTTTTAGGATTGAATATGACATTTGTCATTGTTTCAATTATTTGTTTTTTGGGCATTATAACTACATCAGTTCTTACAGAGCCTAAAGGCAAGAGTCTTGAAGACTGCTCATACTCTAAGATAGTAGGAAAGTAA
- a CDS encoding AzlC family ABC transporter permease has translation MRAQRNISDMTIFHAIVATMPIMFGYVSGGIAFGLLLASKGIPWIFAPIMSLFVYAGSMQFIAIQFFLSNANLITIAIITLLINCRHMLYGLSLLDKFNLTGKLKPYMIFTLTDETYALLTTLKEPNSINKTKFYIYISALNHFYWVFGTILGAIMGNAIKFNTLGLDFTLTALFLVILLEQLRSYKTRLPFWIGATCAIISIFVAGKENMLLPSIIFSTLLLIIFKGTVIAQNERN, from the coding sequence ATGAGAGCTCAAAGAAATATTTCAGATATGACCATCTTTCATGCCATTGTAGCGACAATGCCTATAATGTTTGGATATGTTTCGGGTGGAATAGCATTTGGATTGTTATTGGCCAGCAAAGGTATTCCTTGGATTTTTGCACCTATTATGAGCCTTTTTGTATATGCTGGTTCAATGCAATTTATAGCTATACAGTTTTTTTTATCAAATGCGAATCTTATTACAATAGCAATTATTACTCTGTTAATAAATTGCAGACATATGCTATATGGCCTTTCGCTATTAGATAAGTTCAATCTTACAGGAAAACTTAAACCATATATGATATTTACTCTTACTGACGAAACCTATGCCCTATTAACGACTTTAAAAGAGCCCAATAGTATTAACAAAACTAAATTTTACATATACATAAGTGCACTAAATCATTTTTATTGGGTATTTGGGACTATCTTAGGAGCTATTATGGGTAATGCGATAAAATTTAATACATTGGGTTTGGATTTTACTCTAACAGCACTATTTTTGGTAATTCTCCTTGAGCAGCTTCGATCTTACAAAACGCGTTTGCCATTTTGGATTGGCGCTACCTGCGCCATAATATCAATTTTCGTTGCAGGCAAGGAAAACATGCTTTTGCCTTCGATAATATTCTCTACTTTGCTTTTGATAATCTTTAAAGGGACGGTGATAGCTCAGAATGAACGCAACTAA